The Sporosarcina luteola genome contains a region encoding:
- a CDS encoding glycerol-3-phosphate responsive antiterminator: MSLVDMVESQMIASVKNEEDLQHALTSNCNIVFLLTGNLMTIADYIRQLREADKYVFLHLDFIDGLSNSKNALNYVAEYWNPTGIITTKSHIVKMANEVGLKTIQRIFLIDRAAIKKGIEMVKSCQPDAVEILPGIIPKVIDQLSRELDYPIIAGGLITNLSEVHEALEAGALAVSSGDPAMWKFDL; the protein is encoded by the coding sequence TTGAGTCTAGTTGACATGGTCGAATCCCAAATGATTGCCTCCGTAAAGAATGAGGAGGATTTACAGCACGCTCTCACATCCAATTGCAACATTGTCTTTCTTCTCACCGGGAATCTGATGACCATTGCAGACTATATTCGACAGCTGCGCGAGGCGGACAAATATGTCTTTCTCCATCTCGACTTTATCGACGGACTCTCCAATTCTAAAAATGCGCTCAACTACGTCGCTGAGTACTGGAATCCTACAGGAATCATAACAACGAAAAGTCATATTGTTAAAATGGCGAATGAAGTTGGGTTGAAAACCATTCAACGCATCTTCCTCATCGATCGCGCTGCCATTAAAAAAGGGATTGAGATGGTCAAATCCTGTCAACCGGATGCCGTCGAAATTCTTCCTGGCATCATTCCGAAAGTCATCGACCAGCTCTCAAGGGAACTTGATTACCCAATAATTGCTGGCGGATTGATCACTAATCTGTCCGAAGTCCATGAAGCCCTGGAAGCAGGTGCTTTGGCGGTTTCCTCCGGTGACCCTGCAATGTGGAAATTCGATTTATAA
- a CDS encoding glycerol-3-phosphate dehydrogenase/oxidase, protein MKSFSFTGRRELLGSIENKQYDVIIIGGGITGTGIALDCVTRGLKTLVIEMQDIAAGTSSRSTKLVHGGLRYLKQFEVGMVAEVGKEREVVYRNAPHVTHPEWMLLPIYRKGTFGKYSTSLGLKVYDFLAGVKKKERRKMLTEKEALRKEPLLNRKGLLGAGYYVEYRTDDARLTIEVAKTAFANGADLLTYVKAESFTYDANGKVSGLYFKDVFNENRYHAFGKKIINATGPWVEDVIGMDRDIEGKSLFHSKGVHIVIDNGKFPLKQAVYFDTPDGRMVFAIPRNGKTYVGTTDTEYHSDLIHPEITEEDKQYLLASIAFMFPEVRLGMTDIESSWAGVRPLIRQEGKGPSEISRKDEIWTSDTGLITIAGGKLTGYRKMAETVTDMVCEQLRVDGVGCTKSVTKRLKLSGGDFEKPEDYSRFIHERAGDVAKVGISVVDATSILATYGTNTESVIKYADQVLHETNLPLSIKLTLHYAIEEEMALTPADYFIRRTGAVLFDIDWVNKWKKEVIEYMAILIGWTVEEKEMHWGELEARIWEAGEGC, encoded by the coding sequence ATGAAATCATTTTCATTTACCGGCAGACGGGAACTATTGGGCAGCATTGAAAACAAGCAATACGATGTCATCATTATCGGGGGCGGAATAACCGGAACGGGCATAGCTCTTGACTGTGTGACGAGAGGTTTGAAGACGCTTGTCATCGAAATGCAGGATATTGCAGCGGGGACTTCAAGCCGTTCCACGAAACTTGTCCACGGTGGACTGCGATATTTGAAACAATTTGAAGTTGGCATGGTTGCGGAAGTGGGGAAGGAGAGGGAGGTCGTCTATCGGAATGCCCCCCATGTCACTCACCCCGAATGGATGCTCTTGCCGATTTACCGCAAGGGTACGTTTGGAAAGTACTCCACTTCGTTAGGATTGAAGGTTTATGATTTCCTGGCGGGCGTGAAGAAGAAAGAGCGCCGGAAAATGTTGACGGAGAAAGAAGCATTGAGAAAGGAGCCTCTATTAAATAGGAAAGGATTACTCGGAGCAGGCTATTATGTGGAGTACCGGACGGATGATGCCAGGTTGACAATCGAAGTGGCGAAAACTGCTTTTGCGAATGGAGCGGACTTGCTAACTTATGTGAAGGCCGAGTCGTTCACGTATGATGCGAATGGAAAGGTGTCGGGATTGTATTTTAAAGATGTGTTCAATGAAAATCGATATCATGCTTTTGGCAAAAAGATCATTAATGCAACTGGCCCATGGGTTGAAGATGTCATTGGGATGGATAGGGATATAGAAGGGAAGAGTTTATTCCATTCAAAAGGCGTTCATATCGTCATCGATAACGGGAAATTCCCATTGAAACAAGCAGTCTACTTCGACACGCCGGACGGTCGGATGGTATTTGCAATTCCGCGGAACGGAAAAACGTATGTGGGTACAACAGACACCGAGTATCATAGCGATTTGATTCATCCTGAAATAACGGAAGAGGATAAGCAGTACTTATTGGCGAGTATTGCATTCATGTTTCCAGAAGTGCGGCTTGGGATGACAGACATTGAATCCTCCTGGGCAGGAGTGCGCCCGCTCATCCGGCAGGAAGGAAAAGGACCGTCCGAGATTTCGAGAAAAGATGAAATTTGGACATCAGACACCGGATTGATTACAATCGCTGGCGGGAAATTGACAGGGTATCGGAAAATGGCGGAGACGGTGACGGATATGGTTTGTGAGCAGCTTAGAGTGGATGGTGTGGGTTGCACCAAATCAGTGACGAAGCGTTTGAAGTTGTCAGGCGGGGATTTTGAGAAACCTGAAGATTATTCGCGTTTTATACACGAAAGAGCTGGTGACGTCGCAAAGGTGGGAATCTCAGTGGTCGATGCCACTAGCATCCTTGCGACATATGGAACCAATACGGAATCGGTGATTAAGTATGCGGACCAAGTGTTGCATGAAACCAATTTGCCGCTATCCATCAAACTGACCCTTCACTACGCAATCGAAGAAGAAATGGCCCTCACCCCGGCCGATTACTTCATTCGACGGACGGGGGCTGTATTGTTCGACATCGACTGGGTGAATAAGTGGAAAAAAGAAGTTATTGAGTATATGGCTATTTTGATAGGATGGACAGTTGAAGAGAAGGAAATGCATTGGGGGGAGTTGGAGGCTAGGATTTGGGAAGCTGGGGAGGGTTGTTGA
- a CDS encoding TasA family protein, translating into MALKKKLAMGIATGALAVSMIGGGTYAYFNDVETSVNEFAAGTLDLAVNPETIISVNNLKPGDSMNRTFKLENNGSLDISQVFLTTNYTESVEGFGDHIVVDFLRNNDKGESIVFESLTLSTLKALSADAVDNTSPEIEKGQGNDKKNENGKKIYFQDGEKDGLKSRTSDQLEVRFRFNENNEDQNAYQGANLELYWTFTATQTAGVSK; encoded by the coding sequence ATGGCTCTTAAAAAGAAATTAGCAATGGGTATTGCAACTGGAGCATTGGCTGTAAGTATGATTGGTGGGGGAACGTATGCTTATTTCAATGATGTTGAAACGAGCGTGAATGAATTCGCTGCAGGTACATTGGATTTAGCGGTGAATCCGGAAACCATTATCTCAGTAAACAATTTGAAGCCTGGTGATTCGATGAATAGAACATTCAAATTGGAGAATAACGGGAGTTTAGATATTTCCCAAGTGTTTTTAACTACTAATTATACTGAATCAGTGGAAGGTTTTGGCGACCACATCGTGGTAGACTTCCTTAGAAACAATGATAAGGGCGAAAGTATAGTATTTGAAAGTTTGACTTTAAGCACTCTAAAGGCACTTTCAGCCGATGCAGTTGATAATACATCCCCAGAGATTGAAAAAGGTCAAGGCAACGACAAAAAAAATGAAAATGGCAAAAAGATATATTTCCAAGATGGTGAAAAAGATGGCTTAAAGAGCCGTACATCGGATCAACTGGAAGTAAGATTTAGATTTAATGAAAATAACGAAGATCAAAACGCCTACCAAGGCGCAAATCTAGAATTGTACTGGACATTTACAGCAACTCAGACAGCTGGAGTATCGAAATAA
- a CDS encoding TasA family protein, whose product MGLKKKLAMGIATGAMAVSMIGGGTYAYFNDVETSVNQFATGTLDLAVNPVTIIDVSNIKPGDWMNRTFELKNNGSLDIAKVLLTTDYKITDKKGDNTEDFGKYIRVNFLMNNDKSGRNEPNDVFYKTTLDQLKGTASDAVQKKVFSFFGEDSGLKSGTSDTLYVQFEFVDNDKDQNQFQGDKLELTWTFEATQTDGESK is encoded by the coding sequence ATGGGTCTTAAAAAGAAATTAGCAATGGGAATTGCAACTGGAGCAATGGCTGTAAGTATGATTGGCGGCGGAACGTATGCTTATTTCAATGATGTTGAAACTAGCGTAAATCAATTCGCTACAGGTACATTGGATTTAGCCGTGAATCCTGTGACAATCATCGATGTTTCGAATATTAAGCCTGGTGACTGGATGAACCGCACTTTCGAGTTGAAAAACAATGGAAGCCTTGATATAGCTAAAGTGCTTTTAACTACAGACTATAAGATTACGGACAAAAAAGGTGACAACACAGAAGACTTCGGCAAGTATATTAGAGTCAATTTCCTAATGAATAATGATAAAAGTGGACGTAACGAACCGAATGATGTATTTTACAAGACTACTTTAGATCAATTAAAAGGCACTGCATCAGACGCGGTACAAAAGAAAGTCTTTTCATTCTTTGGAGAAGATAGCGGATTGAAATCCGGCACGTCTGACACACTATATGTCCAATTTGAGTTTGTCGATAACGACAAAGATCAGAACCAATTCCAAGGGGATAAACTTGAACTAACGTGGACATTCGAGGCAACCCAGACAGATGGAGAATCGAAGTAA
- a CDS encoding response regulator, which yields MKIVLVDDQTLVRKGVISILSLQDTIEVSGEAGNKQEALRLIQREEPDLVIIDFQLGQESGLEVISEAKRLGYKCKFAILTYSKDLTSFEHAKALDVDGYISLEAHPEELIYALHVIYRGRKYFDPDIIELLLQAEKKPQVDNSFIEQLTSKEKEVLQKLGLGFSNRQIAERLFITENTVKKHVGQVLSKLNLGDRTQAALYANTTGLVQYKYDVLV from the coding sequence ATGAAAATTGTGTTGGTGGATGATCAAACGCTCGTCCGCAAAGGGGTAATCTCGATTCTTTCATTACAGGATACGATAGAAGTATCCGGAGAGGCAGGGAACAAGCAAGAAGCGCTTCGATTGATTCAACGGGAAGAACCCGATTTGGTTATCATTGATTTCCAATTAGGACAAGAATCTGGATTAGAAGTGATTTCTGAGGCGAAACGACTGGGTTACAAGTGCAAATTTGCAATCCTTACCTATTCAAAGGATCTGACATCTTTCGAACATGCAAAGGCACTCGATGTGGATGGGTATATTTCACTGGAAGCACATCCCGAAGAACTCATTTATGCTCTTCATGTGATTTACAGGGGAAGGAAGTATTTTGATCCGGACATCATAGAACTGTTGTTGCAAGCAGAGAAGAAGCCGCAAGTTGACAATAGCTTTATAGAGCAACTTACCTCAAAAGAAAAAGAGGTATTGCAAAAACTTGGATTGGGATTTTCAAATCGACAAATCGCCGAAAGATTATTCATTACGGAAAATACGGTAAAAAAACATGTTGGACAGGTCTTATCGAAACTGAATCTTGGTGATAGAACGCAAGCTGCACTATACGCCAACACAACAGGATTGGTGCAGTATAAGTATGATGTGCTGGTTTAA
- a CDS encoding TasA family protein has protein sequence MNIKKKLAMSIATGALAVSMIGGGTYAYFNDVETSTNQFAAGTLDLSVNPETIINVDKIKPGDWMNRTFKLENKGSLDISKIFLTTSYTESVAGFGEHIYVDFLRNEDKSGILGDSNVIASKKLSDLANMTPDAVKNVSPSFFGIQDGEKSGIKAGTTDTMYVKFRFNDNNQDQNQYQGATLELKWQFDAQQTAGTSK, from the coding sequence ATGAATATCAAGAAAAAATTAGCAATGAGCATCGCAACTGGAGCATTGGCTGTAAGTATGATTGGCGGAGGCACTTATGCTTATTTCAACGATGTTGAAACAAGCACGAATCAATTCGCTGCAGGTACATTGGATTTGTCGGTGAACCCTGAAACTATTATCAATGTAGATAAGATTAAACCAGGTGACTGGATGAACCGTACTTTCAAATTGGAGAACAAGGGCAGCCTTGACATTTCTAAAATATTTTTAACTACAAGCTACACTGAATCAGTAGCGGGATTTGGCGAACACATTTACGTTGATTTCCTTAGAAACGAAGATAAGAGCGGCATTCTTGGAGATAGTAATGTGATTGCATCCAAGAAATTGAGTGACCTAGCGAACATGACACCGGATGCTGTTAAAAATGTTTCACCTTCATTCTTTGGAATCCAAGATGGAGAAAAAAGTGGAATCAAGGCTGGTACTACTGATACTATGTATGTGAAATTCAGATTCAATGATAATAATCAAGACCAAAACCAATACCAAGGCGCAACTTTGGAATTGAAATGGCAGTTTGATGCACAGCAAACAGCTGGAACATCGAAATAA
- a CDS encoding SipW-dependent-type signal peptide-containing protein, with product MKIDRMRKRKERRRRYKKNYQGLFLSLKIASICYLAIFGTSYMSSGTSAFFSNQNTVPSTITAGTWNYCGEEDETDATPKEEINVDGENIEDILTEENESETLPIEEVDIGTVGQEESLEENEQNISTSDEINIDQDGTEDNLVEERIEEVISGDEIGVDCEEDEEDTAPIEVDCKGENDSEEEQDATSSEETKAECGNKENDSNEESEKNNITEDEKVSESPKELEAGVENVENDQIQPENKDTMPVTESTETEPDNDSIENIGSEDDTNAAINEEIEKENAEGDLNEREQEQEKDKSNEMGE from the coding sequence ATGAAAATAGATCGAATGCGCAAGCGCAAGGAACGTAGGCGCAGATATAAGAAAAACTATCAAGGTCTTTTCCTGAGTTTAAAGATTGCTTCTATATGTTATTTAGCCATCTTTGGCACTAGTTATATGTCGTCTGGTACGTCTGCATTTTTCAGCAATCAAAATACAGTCCCGTCAACGATAACTGCTGGTACTTGGAATTATTGTGGTGAAGAAGATGAAACGGATGCTACACCAAAGGAAGAAATTAATGTTGACGGCGAGAATATTGAAGACATCCTTACTGAAGAAAATGAAAGTGAAACACTTCCGATTGAAGAAGTTGATATCGGCACTGTAGGTCAGGAAGAGTCATTGGAAGAAAATGAACAGAATATAAGTACAAGCGATGAAATCAATATCGACCAAGATGGCACCGAAGATAACCTTGTTGAAGAAAGAATAGAAGAAGTTATATCGGGCGATGAAATTGGGGTCGACTGCGAAGAAGATGAAGAAGACACTGCGCCAATCGAAGTAGATTGCAAGGGTGAAAATGACTCTGAGGAAGAACAAGATGCAACATCGAGTGAAGAAACCAAGGCGGAATGTGGAAATAAAGAAAATGATTCAAATGAAGAAAGTGAAAAGAATAACATCACGGAAGATGAAAAAGTCAGTGAGTCTCCAAAGGAACTAGAAGCTGGCGTTGAAAACGTGGAGAACGATCAAATACAACCGGAAAACAAAGATACGATGCCCGTAACCGAATCTACAGAAACAGAACCCGACAACGATTCCATAGAAAATATAGGGTCAGAAGATGATACAAACGCAGCTATAAATGAAGAAATAGAAAAAGAAAATGCGGAGGGTGATTTAAATGAGAGAGAACAAGAACAAGAAAAAGATAAAAGTAATGAAATGGGTGAATAA
- the sipW gene encoding signal peptidase I SipW, translated as MRENKNKKKIKVMKWVNNLVSGILMVLLITVASVVVITKASGGEPQLLGYQIKTVLSGSMEPGIQTGSIIAVKLAEDKTNFKTGDVITFRENEEMLITHRITEVVSNGDSVLYRTKGDNNNAEDMNPVLPDNVVAVYTGLTVPYVGYFANFAQSKNGALLLLIPGFLLLIYSAVTIWKVLSQIELPQKKQADILGEDGGKSSS; from the coding sequence ATGAGAGAGAACAAGAACAAGAAAAAGATAAAAGTAATGAAATGGGTGAATAACCTCGTATCGGGCATACTGATGGTCTTACTTATTACAGTGGCATCTGTAGTAGTAATCACGAAAGCCTCTGGCGGGGAGCCGCAACTTTTAGGTTATCAAATAAAAACAGTCCTGTCGGGATCCATGGAGCCGGGAATCCAAACCGGTTCAATCATTGCCGTGAAACTGGCTGAAGATAAAACTAATTTTAAAACAGGTGATGTCATCACCTTTAGGGAAAATGAAGAGATGTTGATTACGCATAGAATTACGGAAGTGGTTTCGAATGGGGATTCCGTTCTTTACCGGACAAAAGGGGATAACAACAATGCAGAGGACATGAATCCAGTTCTTCCTGACAATGTTGTAGCAGTGTATACCGGTTTAACAGTACCTTACGTCGGTTACTTTGCTAATTTTGCGCAATCCAAGAATGGTGCTCTTCTTCTGTTAATCCCTGGATTCCTGTTGCTGATCTACTCGGCGGTTACAATTTGGAAAGTATTGTCCCAAATCGAATTGCCTCAGAAAAAACAAGCGGATATTTTGGGAGAAGATGGCGGAAAAAGTTCTTCCTGA
- a CDS encoding CalY family protein produces the protein MIRLFRYFPILLLISIICLFPTTGAVADETNATDKKEVDISLSPKETLFDVSNMKPGDWAPRTLTVKNTGSKDFVYHMQLRNRTSGDDKLFNELLLEVKAGELELYQGKMAAFTSLSDRDITSGSEENLDITIRFPEHLGNDFQGLNAAFVFDFTAEGINKVAVHAMTKGMIDSGGIASSGFGLLGSSTKLFEWILFGSLVVASGFVLMIIRHNRRMKWAQ, from the coding sequence ATGATAAGACTGTTTCGATATTTCCCGATTCTATTATTGATTAGCATAATATGTTTGTTTCCTACTACGGGCGCGGTTGCAGATGAAACAAACGCCACAGATAAAAAAGAAGTTGATATAAGCCTTTCACCAAAAGAAACTTTATTTGATGTCAGCAACATGAAGCCTGGTGATTGGGCGCCACGTACTCTCACAGTCAAAAATACTGGCAGTAAAGATTTTGTGTACCATATGCAGTTGCGAAACCGAACCAGTGGAGATGACAAGCTGTTTAACGAGCTATTATTGGAAGTAAAAGCCGGCGAGCTGGAATTATATCAAGGTAAAATGGCAGCATTTACTTCATTGTCAGATAGAGACATCACAAGCGGCAGTGAAGAGAATCTTGATATTACTATTCGTTTTCCCGAGCATCTAGGAAATGATTTTCAAGGGCTTAACGCTGCATTCGTTTTCGACTTTACAGCAGAAGGAATAAATAAAGTGGCGGTTCACGCCATGACAAAAGGAATGATCGACAGCGGTGGAATTGCATCATCCGGGTTTGGACTACTCGGCTCGTCGACAAAACTTTTTGAGTGGATACTATTTGGTTCTCTAGTAGTGGCAAGCGGATTTGTGTTGATGATCATCAGGCATAATAGGCGAATGAAATGGGCTCAATAG
- a CDS encoding tripartite tricarboxylate transporter TctB family protein — protein sequence MVLKNREVQSGFLLLLVSGVMFTATLSFKKMTTTAIGPAFMPQVISILIALVSLAVIYEGYKKVKAAKEVDSTIKAEDAEAVDKGVSYKPVIVSFVLMAFYVVIMPIVGFLITTAVFMFIQMMVLSSKLERRWLLFAVVSVVSSVIIYYVFRNVFYIMLPSGLL from the coding sequence ATGGTTCTGAAAAATAGGGAAGTCCAGTCGGGTTTTTTACTTCTTCTTGTAAGCGGTGTCATGTTTACTGCAACGTTGAGCTTTAAAAAGATGACGACTACGGCGATTGGACCAGCATTCATGCCACAAGTGATTTCAATTCTGATTGCACTCGTGAGCCTAGCGGTTATCTACGAGGGATATAAGAAGGTGAAAGCCGCAAAGGAAGTTGATTCAACAATAAAGGCTGAAGATGCGGAAGCCGTGGATAAAGGAGTTTCCTACAAGCCGGTGATTGTGTCGTTTGTCTTAATGGCTTTCTATGTTGTTATAATGCCTATCGTCGGTTTTCTTATCACGACTGCGGTATTTATGTTCATTCAGATGATGGTTCTTTCATCAAAGTTGGAGCGGCGTTGGTTGCTGTTCGCGGTTGTCTCGGTCGTTTCATCCGTGATCATCTATTATGTATTCCGAAATGTGTTCTACATAATGCTGCCATCTGGACTTCTATAA
- a CDS encoding tripartite tricarboxylate transporter permease, protein MVEMLVSGFASILTIKGILLIMGGVILGLIFGSIPGLTATMAIAICLPITFGMHPIDGMALLMGLYIGGVSGGLIPAILLKLPGTPSSIATTFDGYPMARKGEAGKAFNFAIVASFMGGLLSILVLILIAPPLGKVALQFGPFEYFAIIIFALSLISSLSGDSLPKGVMAGLLGIGFAMVGSAPIDAFPRFTFGATSLNAGFSLLPVLIGLFAISEILTNAEKTVKDNLKVDMKKISYKVTLKEYLSQGWNWLRSSLIGLGIGILPGIGGGTSNLVAYAAAKNSSKNPEKFGTGVPDGVVASESSNNAAIGGALVPLISLGIPGDTVTALLLGGLVLHGLQPGPLLIQNNGDIVYAIFAALLVANLFMILFLFLGMRGFVKMLSIPQNILMPVILGLCIVGAYGENGRVFDIGALFFFGLLGYLMVKFGFPLTPLVLGFILGPLLETNLRRGLMMSQGDFMPFLTSPIAAVFLIITVGSIGLKIYSNWKKKRSNNDQSFNLLEGEQ, encoded by the coding sequence ATGGTTGAAATGTTAGTAAGCGGTTTTGCTTCTATTCTTACGATTAAAGGGATTTTGCTCATTATGGGAGGGGTAATCCTTGGCTTGATATTCGGATCGATTCCAGGTCTGACGGCGACGATGGCGATTGCCATCTGTCTTCCAATCACGTTTGGAATGCATCCGATTGATGGAATGGCTCTTCTGATGGGCCTTTATATCGGTGGTGTTTCCGGAGGGTTGATTCCTGCGATTTTACTGAAGCTTCCTGGAACGCCATCATCAATCGCTACGACATTCGATGGCTATCCGATGGCGCGTAAAGGGGAAGCGGGGAAAGCGTTCAACTTTGCGATTGTTGCTTCTTTCATGGGTGGTCTGTTAAGTATTCTTGTCCTGATCTTGATAGCTCCGCCGCTAGGCAAAGTGGCCCTTCAATTCGGTCCATTCGAATACTTTGCAATTATTATCTTTGCCCTATCGCTCATCTCTAGTTTGTCTGGAGATTCATTGCCAAAGGGAGTGATGGCCGGGCTGCTAGGAATCGGATTTGCGATGGTCGGTTCGGCGCCGATTGATGCCTTTCCGCGCTTCACGTTCGGTGCAACATCTTTGAATGCCGGATTCTCACTCTTGCCAGTTTTGATCGGGTTATTCGCAATCTCGGAAATTCTGACGAATGCCGAGAAGACGGTGAAGGATAACTTGAAAGTTGATATGAAAAAGATCAGTTACAAAGTGACGTTGAAAGAGTATCTTTCGCAAGGTTGGAACTGGCTTCGGTCAAGCTTGATTGGGCTTGGAATTGGCATCCTGCCGGGTATCGGGGGAGGAACATCCAATCTTGTCGCGTATGCAGCTGCTAAGAATTCCTCAAAAAATCCTGAGAAATTCGGTACAGGGGTTCCGGACGGTGTAGTTGCATCTGAATCGTCGAACAACGCGGCGATCGGGGGCGCACTCGTTCCACTTATCTCGCTTGGAATTCCTGGTGATACGGTAACGGCACTTCTACTCGGAGGGCTCGTTCTTCACGGACTTCAACCAGGTCCGTTGCTAATTCAGAATAATGGCGATATCGTCTACGCCATCTTTGCCGCATTGTTGGTCGCAAACTTATTCATGATTCTGTTCCTTTTCCTGGGGATGCGAGGGTTTGTGAAGATGCTCAGTATTCCGCAGAACATTCTTATGCCTGTCATCCTTGGGCTCTGTATTGTCGGCGCTTATGGAGAGAATGGCCGTGTGTTCGACATTGGCGCACTGTTTTTCTTTGGTCTACTAGGATACTTGATGGTCAAGTTTGGATTCCCGTTGACACCGCTTGTCTTGGGGTTCATTCTCGGACCGCTTCTTGAAACGAATTTACGCCGCGGACTCATGATGTCCCAAGGTGACTTTATGCCATTCTTGACGTCCCCGATTGCGGCTGTATTCCTCATCATCACAGTAGGATCGATCGGACTGAAAATTTATAGCAACTGGAAGAAGAAACGAAGCAACAATGACCAATCGTTCAACCTGTTAGAAGGGGAACAATGA
- a CDS encoding tripartite tricarboxylate transporter substrate binding protein: MKGIFKKLMIGTAAITLVAGLAACSDSEKASGDTKSNYPTKPIEIVVPAGAGGDTDLNTRIMAKAMEKEIGKPLVVTNVTGAGGTAGTQKVNDAKADGYTVLAFHNSIILNKIYGLVDYTYSDMKVAGVGVLDQSNTFLVSKNSEFKTIDELVDYAKANPKKVSVATEVGSMTYMQILQFEEQTGVEFNIVDVGGASDKITALLGGRVDIVPTSLGLVKGYLESGDFVPLGVMAEERLEDAPDIKTFKEQGIDLVVDKVFLWAFPKDTPDDVVATFTEAMSKAVENETYQDEIKKSWLSPVYLNPEEASKKLAEIEAEYEELYKLTEGQ; the protein is encoded by the coding sequence ATGAAGGGAATTTTTAAGAAACTAATGATCGGTACTGCTGCGATTACACTCGTGGCAGGATTGGCAGCGTGCTCGGATTCGGAAAAAGCATCAGGGGATACAAAATCAAACTACCCGACGAAGCCGATTGAAATTGTAGTACCAGCGGGGGCCGGTGGTGACACAGACTTGAACACCCGGATTATGGCGAAAGCAATGGAAAAGGAAATTGGCAAGCCGCTAGTCGTTACGAACGTCACGGGAGCAGGCGGGACAGCAGGTACCCAGAAAGTGAATGATGCAAAAGCAGACGGCTACACGGTTCTTGCTTTCCATAATTCAATCATTCTTAACAAAATCTATGGGCTTGTGGATTATACCTATTCCGATATGAAAGTGGCGGGTGTAGGGGTGCTGGATCAGTCGAATACGTTCCTAGTCTCCAAAAACTCGGAGTTCAAAACGATTGATGAATTGGTTGACTATGCCAAAGCCAATCCGAAAAAGGTGAGTGTCGCAACGGAAGTCGGTTCGATGACCTATATGCAAATTCTCCAATTTGAAGAGCAGACAGGCGTCGAATTCAACATTGTGGACGTCGGCGGCGCTTCCGACAAAATCACTGCACTTCTCGGCGGTCGTGTGGACATCGTCCCGACATCCCTTGGTCTGGTGAAAGGCTATCTTGAATCCGGTGATTTTGTGCCACTTGGCGTAATGGCGGAAGAGCGACTCGAAGATGCTCCGGACATTAAGACGTTTAAAGAGCAAGGCATAGATCTTGTGGTGGATAAAGTATTCCTTTGGGCATTCCCGAAAGATACTCCTGACGATGTCGTGGCTACTTTTACCGAAGCAATGAGCAAGGCCGTTGAAAATGAAACATATCAGGATGAAATCAAAAAGTCCTGGCTCAGCCCGGTTTATTTGAACCCGGAGGAAGCAAGCAAGAAGCTCGCCGAAATCGAGGCGGAATATGAAGAACTTTATAAGTTGACCGAAGGCCAGTAA